A genomic region of Deltaproteobacteria bacterium contains the following coding sequences:
- a CDS encoding sigma-54-dependent Fis family transcriptional regulator, translated as MPRASARVLVVDDEELIRWSLEKDLAREGYTVATAGTATEALRLHEGDPADVVLLDINLPDGSGVARIPEFHAVREDTVIIMITSTTALETAVESVRQGAWDYVTKPFDFAKLHNSVAKAVERVLLRQENRALRSRDRTTTAPAIVAQSAAMQQALALASRVMRSDPATVLLQGESGVGKDLLARHIHQGSVRAERLFLDINCAALPEALLESELFGHERGAFTDAKAAKQGLFELAAGGTVYLDEIADAPLAVQAKLLKVLEQRTFRRVGGVRDLAADLRIIAATNRDLQRAIEARTLREDLYYRLKVFPIVIPPLRERREDILPLARQFMTDYRGSFRKRVRELEPEAERRLLAYAWPGNARELRNVIERAMILADDDAPLGVDLLPAEIGEARTAEDVATEPAGPLAQHEARLIREALASSGGNQSRAAAQLGISRGALARRMRRLGIAVGEDEG; from the coding sequence ATGCCGCGAGCTAGCGCGCGAGTGCTGGTGGTCGACGACGAGGAGCTCATCCGCTGGTCGCTGGAGAAGGACCTGGCGCGCGAGGGCTACACGGTGGCCACCGCCGGCACGGCCACGGAGGCGCTCCGCCTGCACGAGGGCGACCCGGCCGACGTGGTGCTCCTCGACATCAATCTTCCCGACGGGAGCGGCGTGGCGCGCATCCCCGAGTTCCACGCGGTCCGCGAGGACACGGTGATCATCATGATCACCTCCACCACCGCGCTCGAGACCGCGGTCGAGTCCGTGCGCCAGGGGGCGTGGGACTACGTGACCAAGCCCTTCGACTTCGCCAAGCTCCACAACAGCGTGGCCAAGGCGGTGGAGCGGGTCCTCCTGCGGCAGGAGAACCGGGCTCTCCGCTCGCGAGACCGCACCACCACGGCGCCGGCCATCGTGGCCCAATCGGCGGCGATGCAGCAGGCGCTCGCCCTCGCCTCGCGGGTCATGCGCAGCGACCCGGCGACGGTGCTCCTGCAGGGAGAGAGCGGCGTCGGCAAGGATCTCCTCGCACGCCACATCCACCAGGGCAGCGTGCGCGCGGAGCGGCTCTTCCTCGACATCAACTGCGCAGCGCTCCCCGAAGCCCTGCTCGAGAGCGAGCTCTTCGGCCACGAACGAGGGGCCTTCACCGACGCCAAGGCGGCCAAGCAGGGGCTCTTCGAGCTGGCCGCCGGCGGAACGGTCTACCTGGACGAGATCGCCGATGCGCCGCTCGCGGTGCAGGCCAAGCTGCTGAAGGTGCTCGAGCAACGCACCTTCCGGCGCGTGGGCGGCGTGCGAGACCTGGCGGCCGACCTTCGCATCATCGCGGCCACCAATCGCGACCTGCAGCGGGCGATTGAGGCCCGCACGTTGCGCGAGGACCTCTACTACCGGCTGAAGGTCTTTCCGATCGTGATCCCTCCCCTGCGCGAGCGACGGGAGGACATCTTGCCGCTGGCCCGGCAGTTCATGACGGACTACCGCGGGAGCTTTCGCAAGCGCGTGCGGGAGCTCGAGCCCGAGGCGGAGCGGCGACTCCTGGCCTACGCCTGGCCCGGCAACGCCCGCGAGCTGCGCAACGTGATCGAGCGAGCGATGATCCTCGCCGACGACGACGCGCCGCTCGGCGTGGACCTCCTGCCGGCCGAGATCGGTGAGGCGCGCACGGCCGAGGACGTCGCTACCGAGCCGGCCGGGCCTCTGGCCCAGCACGAGGCCCGCCTGATCCGCGAGGCGCTCGCCTCGTCGGGTGGCAACCAGAGCCGCGCTGCGGCGCAGCTCGGCATCAGTCGCGGCGCGCTGGCCCGCCGGATGCGGCGGCTCGGGATCGCGGTGGGAGAGGACGAGGGGTGA